Part of the Spinacia oleracea cultivar Varoflay chromosome 5, BTI_SOV_V1, whole genome shotgun sequence genome, ttttgattgtcCAACAAAATATTGAAAAAAGTGAATGCTATATTGTACCAAGAGAAGAGTTTAATGAATACTCtgcaaatctcttgatttgcCAAAATGGCTGTAGCAATATGAATATTTGAAGCTATCTGGCCGTTTGTTGTTAATTTAGTCAACATTTCTGCTTACCGAGCTTCTTACATTTCTTTAATTTAaacattttcatttttcaaatcttcaatttCAGTCTATTTTCTCTGTCCTCTAAAGTTAGATTTGTTTTTCCTGGGATTGAGAAGGGAGAGAAGAGGAGATGGCACAAATAAAAGCCATTTTAAGAGACCCTTCTCGTCACATTAAATATTTTCCGTCACTTTCCAGGCATTGCTGCGCTGATTTTCCAGCTGCTTTGCGTCTATAAGTGCCtacattttaatatttctaATCTGCTTATTTTAAcataatgtttgatttttttaaaaaaaattggttattttattattaatgattttaattGTTGGAGAAATTTCTTTTTGATTAGGTTTTTTTTGTTGAAGGTGATTTTGACAAGAACGATGAACTTGGGTTGAGGCTGAGTTTGTTTTCAACTGTGTAAGCTAAATTAAGAACACCTGGTGACGTGACAATTTAATAACAAATATAAATCACATCAAGAATACAATGAATATTTGTAACTCCTGCTAAATTGCTGGAAATTATCCTGAGAACACATGATTTACTTCTTCAGatgattaaaataaaatgagagTATACGGAGAGGAAAAAAATATACTCTTGTTGGACCCGATTGGTACTGAACTACTCGTATTGATTTAGGAGTAACCCGTAACAACAAATAATACGCTCTGGTCCATTTGAACGAACTACATGTTGAGACTATAGAACACGGAAAAAAGCACTCTGTAAGTgagggtgtgaatttttaaataattttttataggGAGTGGAAGTGTAAGTGgattagtaggtaagtgtgaaaaatataaaaaaggtgtatgtattaagggacgacccgaaaaaaAAAGCTGTGTATattaagggatggagggagtattttttgaCAGACTCAATCAGAATATCTGATAAGTTTCAAGGGGAAAATAAACTTGACATGGTAATTAACAAAAACAGTCAAATTTGATAAATGATCGTTAGAATTGCCATAAGTGTGATAGGAGGaacttgattttcagatttatgaGATACTGAAATGTGCATTACAAAGTGCCTCACAATTTGCTCAAGAATCAACTCGTCAAAATTTGCTCTCAAATCGGATACATAAAACGGAAATCATTACATTGTCAACCAGCAAAGAACAAGGAAAAAATACGGATCTAAGCCAGAGAATGGCATAGAACTTCCTTTTTTGGTTTATTTTTTAGCTTTTCGTCATCATTCCTTAGCAGCCACAGGTTCCCCCTCTTGGAAATAATCGTTCCTgagatttcataaaaattacaaattaggaCTTGAAAGAATGATTTGAGTATTCATATAAAAACCAAACGTGCATGAATGATGGTAATATTTGAACTTCCAATTTGAGATATGATATGGGGCATATGCCAGTTGTAAGTTATTGCTACAGTTTTTTCAAGAAAAGTAACAATAAATCTGAAATCCATATTATAAAGGAGGTTGAACCAAAATAGACTTACTTGATCTTTCGGGAAAGTTGGTAGATACCAGTTCCCGCCATAGCCACATTTACACTAAAAAGATTCCAATTTTTCTGTAACCATGAGTTAAAGATATGTCAGCAAAATTTAGGCATGGATAAAGAACAAGGTAAGAAAACTCCATCATTTCCACAGAAACTACATCCTATATAGCTTTCAGCACAATTTAAGCAAGAAACAAGATATAATTCAACCAATTCCACAGGTTGGATAGAAAACTTTATCTGATAAAATTAAACTAAAGGTTAGCTTTAGTTATGGGCcatttgatttgagtttgagaTTGAGGGCATGTGTACGGTAgttctcaggttcgaatcccctccccgtttgtaatttattattgcccttgtggctcatttgcaccaaaaaaaaaaaaacataaataaagcTAACCTTTGCACGCAAGTTTCTGACATAAATAAACAAGGTATACGGTAATACACCCATATCCTCAGTTACAGCACATCAAAGGCGTCCTTGGATCAAAGTCTAATATATTTGTAGATCAAAGACACTACTCAGTGACCCCCAACTCCCCAAGTGCCTGACTAGGCAACTTTCATTTCCCTTAATTAGTCGCATAGCTCAAAGAACAGTCctaaaattttaataatttaatgcaAAGAAGTACCAAGTTGGACCAATAACCCTCACAGCGTTACAGCCAGAGCAAACCAAACCAGCGTAATTGTCAATCTACACCAAATAACCAGGGCACCAGGCTACTTTTAAGAGTAATACAAAATACAGTAGTCATATTGGGTCCTTAAGGTTCAACCATGGCTGCAATTCATAAAGGTGCTAGCACTTTACCATCAACCTAGGTCTACAATAGTGAGATATAAGGCTAAAAGATGTTAAACATTTAAGCAATCTATAAACATATATTAAGTATATAGGCATATAACACAGTTAGAACTTGCAACCAAAGTCATCATACTAACATAAAGTTTATTCTTAATACCGTAAAAAAGACAATAAGAAGACAAAAGAAAATAGTACAGAACATTATGTATAAGCAGGAATTTGGATGCcaaaaaaagaaagagtgaaagacTACTGCCCACAAAACAAGAGCCATATCAGGAGTTGTttacatacttcgtataatgTTAAGGGAAGTCTTATGTAAAGAACATTGTACTAAATAAACACAAACAGGACATTTTTAGTAATAAACAAGCTAAAGTCATACCAAGTATTATCTATAAACTATACGATGAAATTGTCTTTTAAATAAACACAAtcactaaattttatttttttctatagagtaaaaaaggaaaagaagaacTCACTGGAGTAATTACAGTACTGTAGCGAGACCATATTATTCCAGTGGCCGTGACCGCTGAGCACAAGGAAAAGGACAATAGAAACTCAtcataaaaaagaaaagaaaaaggaacgACAGAGAATGGCAACAAAACTGTCTTTAAGAGAAAAAACTATTCATATCATAAGGAATGTACAGCAGACTGCCTGCCGCTGATATTGTCAGACATAGACACGTACCTATTTGCTGAGGATATGATATATTCTCTGGTGGTTTAGCAAAGTCAGCAATATTAGCTATACTAATGCCCCATTTGAAAGTCGGGGCCCAAAAATGAACTGCAATGGCAAATAAGTCATTGGATGAATTAGTCAAACGCAAACTATAGCGATATGTAAACTACTGATCATAAGTATCAAGAAACATGAGATATTCATCACATTCTGGTCACCACCTTCTAATTAAAACTCATTTCCCAGGCTCCCAGCTCCAACTTTGGATACCTAACATTTGAATATAGTTCTAATCAGAATCTCTACTCGTTAATTAAGACACATCAATTTCATATTCAAGTTCATTTCCAGGAAGttttcatattcctcttgtcaTATGTGGATCTAATTTCCATGTAGAATGCCCTCAATAGATGTCAATAGGCATGCTCTATTTCTCATCCATCAACCATTACAAACAGAAGAAAACAGAGCTTCTATTTATGAAATTGCTATACACCTCAATTCGGAGATAACTACAGAGTATCTGTCTATCTCTATAATAGAATTTAAACTAGTGTTAAAACTTATGAGAACTAAATCTAGAACGAGAGAGTCAAGAGATTGCTTAAAATCCACGCTGACTGTTGTAGCCCCTAACAAGAGAGTGCCTCTTTGTTGCTTTCCTCTGCTTGTTTATGGTCACCTTTAATCTTCATGGAAACAATATAACTATATAAACTATACGCCTACACATGCATAGCAGCCATAGCTTTGTTCCTCAATATTTAAGCTTACTTTGTGGGGAAATGAGGGTTTGGTCAATAAACT contains:
- the LOC110786162 gene encoding mitochondrial pyruvate carrier 4, which produces MATSKLQALWNHPAGPKTIHFWAPTFKWGISIANIADFAKPPENISYPQQIAVTATGIIWSRYSTVITPKNWNLFSVNVAMAGTGIYQLSRKIKNDYFQEGEPVAAKE